From the Homo sapiens chromosome 1, GRCh38.p14 Primary Assembly genome, one window contains:
- the RHOU gene encoding rho-related GTP-binding protein RhoU, with protein sequence MPPQQGDPAFPDRCEAPPVPPRRERGGRGGRGPGEPGGRGRAGGAEGRGVKCVLVGDGAVGKTSLVVSYTTNGYPTEYIPTAFDNFSAVVSVDGRPVRLQLCDTAGQDEFDKLRPLCYTNTDIFLLCFSVVSPSSFQNVSEKWVPEIRCHCPKAPIILVGTQSDLREDVKVLIELDKCKEKPVPEEAAKLCAEEIKAASYIECSALTQKNLKEVFDAAIVAGIQYSDTQQQPKKSKSRTPDKMKNLSKSWWKKYCCFV encoded by the exons ATGCCCCCGCAGCAGGGGGACCCCGCGTTCCCCGACCGCTGCGAGGCGCCTCCGGTGCCGCCGCGTCGGGAGCGCGGTGGACGCGGGGGACGCGGGCCTGGGGAGCCGGGGGGCCGGGGGCGTGCGGGGGGTGCCGAGGGGCGCGGCGTCAAGTGCGTGCTGGTCGGCGACGGCGCGGTGGGCAAGACGAGCCTGGTGGTGAGCTACACCACCAACGGCTACCCCACCGAGTACATCCCTACTGCCTTCGACAACTTCTCCG cgGTGGTGTCTGTGGATGGGCGGCCCGTGAGACTCCAACTCTGTGACACTGCCGGACAG GATGAATTTGACAAGCTGAGGCCTCTCTGCTACACCAACACAGACATCTTCCTGCTCTGCTTCAGTGTCGTGAGCCCCTCATCCTTCCAGAACGTCAGTGAGAAATGGGTGCCGGAGATTCGATGCCACTGTCCCAAAGCCCCCATCATCCTAGTTGGAACGCAGTCGGATCTCAGAGAAGATGTCAAAGTCCTCATTGAGTTGGACAAATGCAAAGAAAAGCCAGTGCCTGAAGAGGCGGCTAAGCTGTGCGCCGAGGAAATCAAAGCCGCCTCCTACATCGAGTGTTCAGCCTTGACTCAAAAAAACCTCAAAGAGGTCTTTGATGCAGCCATCGTCGCTGGCATTCAATACTCGGACACTCAGCAACAGCCAAAGAAGTCTAAAAGCAGGACTCCAGATAAAATGAAAAACCTCTCCAAGTCCTGGTGGAAGAAGTACTGCTGTTTCGTATGA